From Geotalea uraniireducens Rf4:
GTGGGGCTGGCGGTTCTCAAGGAACTTGGGAGCAACCGGGCGATCATGGACACCACCATCTTCGCCCAGGAACAGATCGCCAGGGCCGTGGAGCTTGGGTTGGGGGTCAAGGGCCCCGGCGCCATCGAGATCGTCAGTGACGACGAGGCCGGCCGGAGTTATTCAGAGAAGCTCCGGCAGATCCTGGCCAAGGGCTAGGCTGTGGGTTGACAGATATATATTTCCTGAATGGAGAGAATTCGGTAGACACAATACGTATTCGCGCTCATGGCATATTCCTTGTGGTAGGTTTACTGTCGCCAGTATACAGGGTTTATTGGGAAAATCAATGGGTTGCGAGGGGCGAGAAAGGGCCGGGTTGGAAGTTGAAAAGCGATAGATGAACTCGTCGGTGATCGGGAGCTATCTGGATCGCAAGAGGATTGTCGGTGGGGTCAAGCGTCCCCCACGGTTTCCCTTGTGGGTCTGTCATGCCAGTACATCGGTTCACGGTGCAAATGGGCAACGGCAACGATTACAACTGTCTTGTTATCAATGCCGTAGACCAGCATATAAGGGAATCTTCTTGTTATGCAACGCCGCAACCCAGGAGCAATAGTCGCACAGCTTTCAGGAAAGTTGGTAATCCGCTTCAAGGCAAAACGAACTTCATCAAGAAAAAGCCACCCAAGATTTTCCTGCTCTATCTCATACCAGGAAATCGCGTCATCAAGCTCGATCCGGGCAGGCTCAAGGAAGCGAATATTCATGGTTTGTACTTCTCGAACACTTCAGCGGCAGAAAGGGTTTTGATTTTTCCAGCCTTATACCCTTCCCAGCGCCGTGATGCTTCATCAGCCCAGAGTTTCTCGATCTCCTTATCCGGCATATCCAGCGATTCAAGAATATAGTCAACTAACTGGAGTCGTTCAAGTGGAGGAAGAGCAGTTGCTTGATGAATAAGAGGATTGTTACGTTCGAGCATGGTGGCACCTCATCTCTATCCAGGTAAGCCGGACGTTCCGAATTACACTTAGAAATTGTGTAAAACTTACTGTTGATGCAGGGAGTATATCAGCACGGTTGAGCGGTAGTCAAGGCGACAGGGAATGACCTGCAAAGGACCTCGTCGTCGTCGGCATTTTTTCACCAGGAGCATGGCCTGCTCATGCTGCCTCATAAACTACCTTTCCTTCCGTTTTTGCCTGGTAATATACATTGCCCGGAGTTTCAGCCCAATATTCGAAGGTCTCCCGGCTGACCACCAGCAGATCGACGGGAATGCGAAGCGGACTCAGGGTCCGGTTAAGGCGCACCATTTCGGCAATACGAACCTTTACCTCATTTTCAATAACGAGTATATCGACATCGCTGTCTTCGCGCGCTTCTTTCCGGGCATGGGAGCCAAACAGGATGATTTTTTGCGGATGGGCGGTTTCCTTGAGCAGTTCGGTTGCCCTGTCCAGAAGAGCTTGATCTATCATGGTGCGACTCCATGCATGATAAGGGTCATCTTGGAAGCCTGGCCCTGCGCTCTGTTTGTGGCCGAGCTCAATTTATTTTTGCTTATGACCCGGCACTTTGTTATTATTGCCTCAACAAAGGAGTTCCCCATGAACGAAATCTTTTTCCTTGTTGAAGAAGCCTCAGAAGGCGGCTACGCGGCCAAAGCACTCGGGGAATCGATTTTCACCGAGGCAGATACCCTTGAAGAACTCCATGCCAATGTACGGGATGCGGTTCGGTGCCACTTCGATGAAGGGAAAGCGCCGAAGATGATCCGCCTGCACTTTGTCCACGAAGAAGTCCTCGCCGTATGAAGCTGCCGCGTGACATCACCGGAAACGACCTGGCAAAAGCCCTCGTCAAACTCGGTTATCATGTCACCCGACAGACCGGCAGTCACATCAGGCTCTCTACGGTTGAAAACGGCGAGCATCACATTACCGTACCCGCCCACAATCCCCTGAAAATAGGGACCCTGGCGGCAATTCTTTCCGATATCGAATCCCATCACAAGCTGACGCGAGAAGAGCTGTTGAAGCGCTTTTTCTCTTGAAATGATGTAAAAGTGTCCCTGCTTTCCCGCAGACTTTAAGTATCTTTAAGTTTGCATGTTTGCACTTCTGACCCGAAATGTCCCCCTGTTGATGCTGTCATAATGAAGTAGGCGGCTATTTGGGCTGAATCAAAAGTCACTATGAGTTGGAGGCAAGTTTGTCTATAACTCGATCTGAATTTCTATAATGCTCCAAAAAGGCGAGTAGCTTTGGGTCTGTCACACGTATAGGCAGACTATTCATATGATTAGATTCGATTATTGGTAAAACAATTTTTCTTTGTTGCTCGGTAAGTGACCTGAAAAGATCTAACCATTCTTGAGTAGTGCCGTTATGCTTGTAGTGCATTCAATATTGGTACAGCACAGAACTCACATTTTCTAACGCATCCCCGTGTCATGTAACCGTAATATGCCCCAGATTCAGGATACTTATAGTCAGTTTCCTCCAAAATCGAATAGTCCAGAGGAAATGGTTGTCATATATACAACAAATTTGTGCGAGATTTAACAAGTTGGGAAAAGGTAAGGATTGAGAAAGGATAGCGGTCAGGGCATATAGTAGGTTATCTCGTTATGGCCGACGAGGAGATAAAGTCCGATCATCGAAGGGCGTTCGCAGGGGACGCACCCCCACTCAGCTAAGAGCTCCGCCGCGTGCTCGCCGCACTCGGGGGTGAGGAAGAGATCCACTCCCCCATCTTCGCGCCCTTGCTGAAAAAACGCCATCGAGCGCGGTGCGCGGGCAGCGGCAAAGGCTTCGGAAAAAGCTTCCTTGCGCTGCTGCACCTCCCCTGCTGCCACCTGCCCGGTGGTCAGGGGCAAATGATACCAGTTCATCTCATTCACATGCTCCATCACGGTCACCCCTTCCGCTCCTCTCCCGCCAGCCGGTCGAGCATCTTCTCCTGGTATGCCGGCAGGAGATCCAGGCTCATGGGGCGCCTGCGGGCCATCTCCAGCTTCATCAGCTTGTGGTTCAGCTCGCGCACCTTCCTGCTCCGTTCCTCGCCGTCGTCCATGGAGAGCACCAGCCGTCGCAGGGAGTGGACCTTGTTGGAAAGCTCCAGTTCGGGCGGCAGGCAACCGGCGTTTTTCATCACCTTGTAGGCCATGCGCAGCTCCTCCGGCACGGCGGAAAGGTCCTCCTCGGCCAGCGGTTTCCCCTTGCCGGCAAGGTTGTCGAATTCCCCCCGCTCCATGGCTTCCCTGATTCTGCGCTCGGCTATTGTTGCGAAAACGTCCATGCTCATTCGTTGATTGTCGGCGGAAGATCGGTGCTCTTCAGGTAAAATGCCGGACGATCTCCCCGGTCAGTGCTTCCAGGGTATATGCCGGGGGCTCGATATCCACCGGCAGTCCCAGTTCGCGGCAGGTCCGAGAAGTTATCGGGCCGATGGAGGCGATAGTCACCCCTTCCAGGAGGTTCAGCAGCCGGTTTTCACCGAGCATGGCGGCCAGGTTCTGGGCCGTTGATGAGGAGGTGAAGGTGATGCAGCGAATGCGCCGCTCTTCCAGTGCTTGCAGGGCTTCAGACGGCAGGGCCTCCGGGATGACGTTGCGGTAGGCGACGGGTGCTTCGATCTCCGCCCCCATCTTCTGCAGCTCCGTCGGGATGAGATCGCGCGCCCGGTCTGCCTTGGGGAAAAGGACCCGCTTGCCGTTCATGTCGAGGGATCTGAACGCTTCGATCACCCCTTCCGCCTTGTAATCGGCCGGCACCAGGTCTGCGATGATGCCGTACGTGGAGAGCGCAGCCGCTGTTTTGGGGCCCACGGCGCAGATGCGGCAGGGGCCGATGGCCCTGCTGTCCAGCCCGCGATCGTGCAGGCGTGTGAAGAAGCTGCTGACGGCATTGCAGGAGGTGAAAATCAGCCAGGCGAAGGACGGCAGCGAGGCAATGGCTCCGTCGAGCCCATCGAACGATTCCGGCGGCACGATCCGGATGGTGGGGCACTCGAAGACCTGGGCGCCGTAGCCCGCGAGGAGGCGGGAGAATTCGCCCGCCTGGTCGGCGGCCCGGGTTACCAGGACCCCCTTGCCGAAGAGGGGGCGGTTGTCGAACCAGCGCAGCTTGTCCCGAAGGGTGACCACGTTGCCGACGACGGTGATTGCCGGCGCCTTGAAGGCCGCCTTGCGCGCTTTGTCGGCGATGTCGGCCAGGGTGCCGACCAAAACCTCCTGCTCCGGCCTTGTCCCCCAGCGGATCAGGGCCACAGGCGTTTCTGCGCTTCTTCCGTGGGCCATCAGGTTTTGCGCGATCAAGGGCAGGTTCTTGATCCCCATGTAGAAGACCACCGTGCCGCTCCCGAGGGAAAGACGTTCCCAGTCGATGTCCGACGCTTCCTTGCCCGGGTTCTCGTGGCCGGTGACAAAGGCCACCGATGTGGTGAAGTCGCGGTGGGTAAGGGGTATCCCGGCGTAGGCGGCAGCGCCGATGCCGGCGGTCACCCCTGGTACGATCTCGAAGGGAATGCCTGACGCGACCAGGGTCTCGCACTCTTCGCCGCCGCGGCCGAAGACAAAGGGGTCGCCCCCCTTGAGGCGGGCCACGACCTTTCCTTCGAGGGCCTTCTCCACCAACAGCTCATTGATCTGCCACTGCTCGCGGTTATGGACACCCCCTACCTTGCCTGCATAGATCAGTTCTGCATGGGGTGCGGCGTAGGTGAGAAGGTGCTCGTTGGCCAGGTAATCGTAGAGGATGACGTCAGCCTTGCCGATGCAGTCGCGCCCCTTGACGGTTATCAGGCCGGGATCGCCGGGGCCGGCGCCGATGAGGTAGACAAAGCCGCGTTTTTTAGAAATTTCGGTCATGGATCAACGCCTGATTCAGTGGGAAATGGGAGCGCATGGGGAACAACGGGTAATGGGGGTATGGGTAAAGGGGCGGCTGGGCACTCATACACCCATCCGCCCATCCACCGGTCCTTAAACGGGAATCTCTTTTTCCCGTGAAACTTCCCGCTGGTAGACTTCGGCAAGGATCTCGTGACCACCGTCCTTGAGCAGTTGCTCGGCAAGGGTGATGCCGAGTTTTTCGCACTCTTCAGCAGGTCCGCTGACGCTCCCCTTCACCGAGGTTTTGCCGTCCACCGAAGCGATGAAGCCGGTCAGCTTCAGCTGGTCGCCTTCAACCTCGCCGAATGCGGCAATGGGGACCTGGCAGCCCCCTTCGCAGCGCCAGAGAAGGGCGCGCTCGGCCCTGACCGCATAAGCGGTGGCGGGATGGTTGAAGAAGTCGATGGCGCTTTTCACCTCTTCGTTGTCGAGGCGGCATTCGATGCCGAGCGCCCCCTGGCCGATGGCCGGAATGGAAAGATCCGTGGGGAGGTACTCCGCCACCTTGTCGGTGAAGCCGAGTCGCTTCAGGCCGGCAGCGGCAAGGATTACGGCGTCGAGGTTCTCCGCCTCCAGCTTGTTGATGCGGGTTTCCACGTTGCCGCGGATGATGACCATCTCCATGTCCGGGCGGATTTTCAGCAGCTGGGCTTGGCGGCGCAGGGCGCTGGTGCCGATTTTCGCCCCTTTTGGCAGGTCGGCGAATTTTATGCCACGGGAAATGACCGCATCGCGCGGGTCTTCCCGCTCGGTAATGCAGTGCAGTCCCAGACCTTCGGGAAACTCGGTCGGCACATCCTTCATGCTGTGGACTGCAATGTCGATGTCGCCGCGCAGCATGGCCTCTTCGATCTCCTTGACGAACAGCCCTTTCCCCCCCACCTGGGCCAGTGGCACGTCGAGGATCTTGTCGCCGATGGTCTTGATCTTGAGCAGGGATACTTCCAGCCCCGGATAACGCTTTTCCAGCTCAGACTTCACCCAGTTGGCCTGCCAGAGCGCCAGCTGGCTGGCGCGTGTTCCTATGCGTAGAGTTTTCAGTGCCATTTATCCATATCTCCTTTAAAAAAAGTTAAAACCAGATCCATTTATTATTCTTCCAGTTCTCCAAGTTCCTCAACTTCCGGCCTTGTCGTCTCCAGTTCAAAGAGGTTGCGCAGGGCATCGATGTAGAGATCGTTGCGATTGCCCTGCTCGGCACGCTTCAGTACGCTCGTCGGTTGGTGAAGCAGTTTGTTCATGATGGCGCTGGTCAATGCTTCCAGACGTTTTTCAGCGTCCGGCGGCAGCTCTTTCCAGTTGGCCAGGGTCTTTGCCAGTTCTGCGCGGCGGATCTCGTCAAATTTGCTGCGGAGCGCGACGATGGTCGGAGTGACCTCCAGGGAGGAGAGCCATTTGAAAAACTGACCGATCTCCTGCTCGACAATTGCTTCCGCCTTCTCTGCCTCTTTGTTGCGCTGTTCCAGGTTTGTGGCGACAACGCCGTTCAGATCGTCAACGGTGTAGAGATAGATGTTTTCCACGTCGTTGACCTTGGGGTCGATGTCGCGGGGAACGGCGATGTCGATGAAAAACATCGGTTTCATCTTGCGTCGACGGATGACTTCTTCCACGTTCTTCGGCCCGATGATGAAGTGGGGGGCACCGGTGGAGGAGAGGACGATGTCCGCCTTGTGCAGATGATCGAAGAGCTCTTCGTAATTGACCGCCTTGCCGTCGAACTCCTCCGCCAGCTTCACTGCCCGTTCAAAGGTGCGGTTGGTGACCATGACGCCGCGAACGCCGGTATTGATGAAGTGCTTGGCCGCCAGCTCGCACATCTCGCCGGCTCCGATGAGCATGACGGTCTTGTCGGAGAGGTCGCCGAAGATCTTCTTTGCCAGTTCGACGGCGGCAAATGCCACGGATACTGCGGACGAGGCGATCTTTGTTTCGGTGCGGACCCGTTTGGCAACGGAAAAGGCCTTGTGCAGGAAGCGGTTGAGGATGATG
This genomic window contains:
- a CDS encoding DnaJ family domain-containing protein — translated: MDVFATIAERRIREAMERGEFDNLAGKGKPLAEEDLSAVPEELRMAYKVMKNAGCLPPELELSNKVHSLRRLVLSMDDGEERSRKVRELNHKLMKLEMARRRPMSLDLLPAYQEKMLDRLAGEERKG
- the cobA gene encoding uroporphyrinogen-III C-methyltransferase, coding for MTEISKKRGFVYLIGAGPGDPGLITVKGRDCIGKADVILYDYLANEHLLTYAAPHAELIYAGKVGGVHNREQWQINELLVEKALEGKVVARLKGGDPFVFGRGGEECETLVASGIPFEIVPGVTAGIGAAAYAGIPLTHRDFTTSVAFVTGHENPGKEASDIDWERLSLGSGTVVFYMGIKNLPLIAQNLMAHGRSAETPVALIRWGTRPEQEVLVGTLADIADKARKAAFKAPAITVVGNVVTLRDKLRWFDNRPLFGKGVLVTRAADQAGEFSRLLAGYGAQVFECPTIRIVPPESFDGLDGAIASLPSFAWLIFTSCNAVSSFFTRLHDRGLDSRAIGPCRICAVGPKTAAALSTYGIIADLVPADYKAEGVIEAFRSLDMNGKRVLFPKADRARDLIPTELQKMGAEIEAPVAYRNVIPEALPSEALQALEERRIRCITFTSSSTAQNLAAMLGENRLLNLLEGVTIASIGPITSRTCRELGLPVDIEPPAYTLEALTGEIVRHFT
- a CDS encoding 2-oxoisovalerate dehydrogenase produces the protein MNEIFFLVEEASEGGYAAKALGESIFTEADTLEELHANVRDAVRCHFDEGKAPKMIRLHFVHEEVLAV
- a CDS encoding addiction module protein, which produces MLERNNPLIHQATALPPLERLQLVDYILESLDMPDKEIEKLWADEASRRWEGYKAGKIKTLSAAEVFEKYKP
- the hemA gene encoding glutamyl-tRNA reductase, coding for MNIIVVGLSHKTATVEIREKVAFAPTQMEKPLHALVSLPDITEAVIVSTCNRVEIYATTRDIAGGVARLKRFLADYHNISLETLEPHLYSYHGEAATRHVFRVASSLDSMVVGEPQILGQIKTSYGYAAEYKSSGIILNRFLHKAFSVAKRVRTETKIASSAVSVAFAAVELAKKIFGDLSDKTVMLIGAGEMCELAAKHFINTGVRGVMVTNRTFERAVKLAEEFDGKAVNYEELFDHLHKADIVLSSTGAPHFIIGPKNVEEVIRRRKMKPMFFIDIAVPRDIDPKVNDVENIYLYTVDDLNGVVATNLEQRNKEAEKAEAIVEQEIGQFFKWLSSLEVTPTIVALRSKFDEIRRAELAKTLANWKELPPDAEKRLEALTSAIMNKLLHQPTSVLKRAEQGNRNDLYIDALRNLFELETTRPEVEELGELEE
- a CDS encoding type II toxin-antitoxin system RelE/ParE family toxin; amino-acid sequence: MNIRFLEPARIELDDAISWYEIEQENLGWLFLDEVRFALKRITNFPESCATIAPGLRRCITRRFPYMLVYGIDNKTVVIVAVAHLHREPMYWHDRPTRETVGDA
- the hemC gene encoding hydroxymethylbilane synthase; protein product: MALKTLRIGTRASQLALWQANWVKSELEKRYPGLEVSLLKIKTIGDKILDVPLAQVGGKGLFVKEIEEAMLRGDIDIAVHSMKDVPTEFPEGLGLHCITEREDPRDAVISRGIKFADLPKGAKIGTSALRRQAQLLKIRPDMEMVIIRGNVETRINKLEAENLDAVILAAAGLKRLGFTDKVAEYLPTDLSIPAIGQGALGIECRLDNEEVKSAIDFFNHPATAYAVRAERALLWRCEGGCQVPIAAFGEVEGDQLKLTGFIASVDGKTSVKGSVSGPAEECEKLGITLAEQLLKDGGHEILAEVYQREVSREKEIPV
- a CDS encoding nucleotidyltransferase domain-containing protein, which gives rise to MIDQALLDRATELLKETAHPQKIILFGSHARKEAREDSDVDILVIENEVKVRIAEMVRLNRTLSPLRIPVDLLVVSRETFEYWAETPGNVYYQAKTEGKVVYEAA
- a CDS encoding type II toxin-antitoxin system HicA family toxin, translated to MKLPRDITGNDLAKALVKLGYHVTRQTGSHIRLSTVENGEHHITVPAHNPLKIGTLAAILSDIESHHKLTREELLKRFFS